CGTAGGTCAATACAGCATAAAATTAGTACTGTCTGGTTATGAAGATTGGAATAGCTCTGTAGCAGTTTTACCTATTCTAACGGTGAAAATTGCTGCTGATTTAGTTCCCCTGGCTAAACCAGCCGTTGGTTCTATTGCGGTTAACTCCAATCCCCAGGGTGCCCGGGTATATCTGGATAATGCCTATAAAGGCCAAACTCCCCTTAATTTAAGGGATATCACTGTTGGCAGGCATACACTTAAATTAGTATTAGCTGATTATCAAGAATGGAATAGTGAAATTACTATAACTTCTTCTCAAACAGCTCGTATTTTTGCTGATTTAGAATATCAAAGGGCAACTGGTTCCATTGCGGTTAATTCTAATCCCAAGGGAGCAGATATTTATTTAGATGATAACTATGAGGGATTGACACCATTGAATTTAACTCAAATTTCTGTCGGTTCCCATATCATTAAATTAATACTTCCAGGTTATCGTGAATGGATAAGCGAAATAACAGTATCATCTGAACAAGTTTCAAGAATCTCTGTTGATTTAGAGTCTCAACCGAAATATGGCTCAATCTCCATTAAGAGCAATCAAGGTGAAGCAAAAATATTTTTAAACGGTACTTATATTACCACAACATCTATTTATCCTAAAACATTGCAAGATATAAAAACAGGCTATTATGAAATGGTAATAATTAAAGATGGTTTTAGAGCCTGGATAGGAGAATTAGAAGTATTCCCGGGGGAAGTAACTTCAATAGAGGTCACCATGACTGAAATATTTAAGTAAGTTTACTATTGCCTCTATTATTGAAAGATGAAAATATTGTTAGCTTGATAATAGAAAATCCTTATTCACCATTATAGTTGTAATTAAGCAACTCTCT
This genomic window from Atribacterota bacterium contains:
- a CDS encoding PEGA domain-containing protein, translated to MRQSLFFDKCIKILSLTFVITFLCLTIGLSGYAQQLRYGTLSINSNPSGAGVFLDNQYKGDTPLNLKDVPVGQYSIKLVLSGYEDWNSSVAVLPILTVKIAADLVPLAKPAVGSIAVNSNPQGARVYLDNAYKGQTPLNLRDITVGRHTLKLVLADYQEWNSEITITSSQTARIFADLEYQRATGSIAVNSNPKGADIYLDDNYEGLTPLNLTQISVGSHIIKLILPGYREWISEITVSSEQVSRISVDLESQPKYGSISIKSNQGEAKIFLNGTYITTTSIYPKTLQDIKTGYYEMVIIKDGFRAWIGELEVFPGEVTSIEVTMTEIFK